The Streptomyces sp. cg36 genomic interval CAGGGCCGCCCCGATCTCCTCCGGCGCGAGTCCGCAGCGCCGCGCGGCCCGGACGTGCAGGGCGAGCTCCTCCAGCTGCCCCCGGGCCACCAGCGCGGTCAGCGTGATCAGGCTGCGCTCGCGCCGGGTGAGCGTCGGATCGCCCCAGACCTCGCCCCAGGCGTACCGGTTGACGAGGTCCTGGAAGCGGCCCGTGAACGCGTCGGTCCGCGCCTCGGCCCGGTCCACGTACGCGTCGCCCAGCACCTCGCGGCGGATCGCCGCCCCGTGCGCCGGCGGCGGGGCGAAGTGGGCGCGCAGCGCGTCCAGTACGGCCCCGGGCCGCTCCACCGGAGCCAGGTGGGAGGCGCCCGCGATCTCCACCAGCGAGGAGCCCGGTACCGCGTCGGCGAGTTCGCGCGCGTGCGCGGGCGGGGTGACCGGGTCGGCCCGCCCGGCCACCACCAGCGTCGGCGCCGCGATCTTCTTCAGCTCGGTGCGCAGGTCGTACGCGGCGAGCGCGTCGCACCCCGCCGCGTATCCGGCCGGATCGGTGGCCCGCAGGTCCGCGAGCGGCCCCGGGGCCTCGAAGCCGGGCGTGAACCACCGCCCGGCCGCGCCCGCCGCCACCGGCTCCAGCCCCTCGCGCCGCACCACGGCGGCGCGCCCCCGCCACGGCTCGCGCCCGCCGAAGTCGGCGGAGGCGCAGACCACGGCGAGCCGGTCCACCCGGTCGGGGTGGTGC includes:
- a CDS encoding alpha/beta fold hydrolase; translation: MSSAEPAVPHHRQEGPAGGPALLLGPALGTSTAVWDGVAPGLAATHRVVRWDLPGHGGSPAAPAGRAATVGALAELVLRLADSLGIRAFSYAGVSLGGAVGMWLAAHHPDRVDRLAVVCASADFGGREPWRGRAAVVRREGLEPVAAGAAGRWFTPGFEAPGPLADLRATDPAGYAAGCDALAAYDLRTELKKIAAPTLVVAGRADPVTPPAHARELADAVPGSSLVEIAGASHLAPVERPGAVLDALRAHFAPPPAHGAAIRREVLGDAYVDRAEARTDAFTGRFQDLVNRYAWGEVWGDPTLTRRERSLITLTALVARGQLEELALHVRAARRCGLAPEEIGAALLQTAVYCGVPAANSAFAVAQRVLAEGEARRE